The Desulfuromonas acetexigens genomic sequence GTTTTCCCTCGATCAGGCAGAGGGGGGACTGAGCCTCTTCACCGAAGCGCTCGCGCAGAACCGTCTCTACCGTCCCCGCGATGCGCCCGTCCAGCTCCTTCTCGCTCAGGGCGAGCAGGGCCGCCTGGTCGCCGGTCTCGCGCCAGAAGCTTTCCAGCGTCCGATGGAGCAGGCTGCCGCGGGTGGCGGCATCGAGCCCCGGTTCGGGATGCTCCAAGCCCCGGGCCGCCAGGCGATGGTGGGCGAAGGCGCGGAAGGGGCAAAGGGCCTGATCCTTGAGAATCGCCGTGCCGCCGACGGCGCGGGCGGCGGCGAGGGGCGGCCCGGTTTCGTCGCAGAGCGTTTCCAGCGGCGGCGAAATCCCTTCCAGCACCGCCAGGGGAGCGGCGCTCTCGGCCAAAAGGGGCAGTCCTTCGGAGAAATCGAGAATCAGGCTGCTGGGGCGCAGCTCCACATCCCCCTCTTTCAGGGGATGGCTGAAAACTACCTTCGGCGCCGAAGAGGAAAGGCGGTCGCGGAGCGCGCGGGCAAAGGTCAGCTCCCGCTCGGCCCCGGCATGGGGCATATCGCAAGCGACTTGCAGGGGAACGGGGAGAAAGGGATTGGGCCGGGCCGGAGCGGGGAAGATCTCGTCCGTCAAGCCCATGACCCAGAGATGATCGAACTGAAGCCCCGCCGATTCGAGGAGGCCGAGCACCTGCACCGGACCGTCCGGGGTCTCGGGCTGAAAAGTGGTCTCCCGGGCCAGGCGGCGCAACAGATCAAGGGCGGCATCGCGTTCGAGAAGGCCGGAGACCGGCTCCAGCTCGATCACCGCCGGCAGCAGGCGCTCTTTCCAGACCTTGAGCGCCTGAAATTCCAGGCTCCCCAGGGGGCGCTCCCCGGGCCAGCCGACTGCCGACAGCAGCTCGCCAAAGGCCGCCATCCACTCACCGAGGGGCCGCCGCCGACTGCCGCCGCGAGCGGCCAACGTCGCGAGGATGGCGGAAAACTCGGGCGCCGAAGCGGCGATTTCCGCCGGCGGATGGGCCAGGCTGAAGCTCTCCCGGCGACCGGCGCGCAGCTTGCGGTCGCAGCGGGCACGGGCCGCCCCTTCCCGCTGGGCGCCGCCGAGATAGGGACTGCGCAGAAAAAAACTCAGGCTGTCGAGGGAAAGACGGCCGGAAGCGGCGAGAAGGTCGAGAGCCGCCGTCACCAGCCCCTGTTCGGCGAGGGGGGAACCGAGGGAGAGGTTGAAGCGCTCTTCCGTTCCCTCCAGGTCGATGAGGGAGTCGGGAGCGAGTTCCTCGCGCAAGACCCGCTCTACCAGTCGGCGACGCTGCTGCAAGTCGGCCACCACCACGCCGATGCGCGGGGCACCTTCTTCCAGCAGGCGGCGCGCCCAGCGGGCCGCCAGGCGCACCTCATCCTCAGCATCGAGAGCCGCCGTCCGCAGGCAGTCACCGGGCACGGACAAGATCCCGGACCATGCCGTCACCCGGCACCCCGCCTCTTCGAGGGCGGTGCACAGGCGGGTCAGACGCGGCGGGGGATCGTCGAAGCCGGCGACGAAGACCTGCTCGGGAGGCAGCAGCCGCCCGTCCGCCAG encodes the following:
- a CDS encoding PD-(D/E)XK nuclease family protein yields the protein MTEPSASFEILGRALAQGALVLTVNKRLARALRERFDHWMSDSGREVWGTPKIYGLDTWLLRCAGELDEDAGLLSEGASLYLWERVIEAEVAGSELALLQVPASARRAQEAHRLLVEYGADLASYPLSEDHRAFLRWRGAYLDACRRGDWSDSVLLPERICAALADGRLLPPEQVFVAGFDDPPPRLTRLCTALEEAGCRVTAWSGILSVPGDCLRTAALDAEDEVRLAARWARRLLEEGAPRIGVVVADLQQRRRLVERVLREELAPDSLIDLEGTEERFNLSLGSPLAEQGLVTAALDLLAASGRLSLDSLSFFLRSPYLGGAQREGAARARCDRKLRAGRRESFSLAHPPAEIAASAPEFSAILATLAARGGSRRRPLGEWMAAFGELLSAVGWPGERPLGSLEFQALKVWKERLLPAVIELEPVSGLLERDAALDLLRRLARETTFQPETPDGPVQVLGLLESAGLQFDHLWVMGLTDEIFPAPARPNPFLPVPLQVACDMPHAGAERELTFARALRDRLSSSAPKVVFSHPLKEGDVELRPSSLILDFSEGLPLLAESAAPLAVLEGISPPLETLCDETGPPLAAARAVGGTAILKDQALCPFRAFAHHRLAARGLEHPEPGLDAATRGSLLHRTLESFWRETGDQAALLALSEKELDGRIAGTVETVLRERFGEEAQSPLCLIEGKRLRALVREWLEGEKGRTPFAVHGLEEKRTVLCGPLTIDTQIDRLDLLPDGGRLILDYKTGRVDLNDLLGERLLEPQLPVYAGDETEERLRALAIAQVRRGDCLFKGVAAADDLLPKITAFAGSKAAEKAGLDDWPELLERWRDQLAELGGEFARGWAAVAPVAPDKACKFCDLAPLCRIDETLVDDEEVES